A single genomic interval of Koleobacter methoxysyntrophicus harbors:
- the amrS gene encoding AmmeMemoRadiSam system radical SAM enzyme, producing the protein MKEALFWETAEDGRVKCFLCPHNCLISEGKSGFCRQRKNVKGKLYTLNYGRVSSYGVDPIEKKPLYHFYPGSLIFSLGTLGCNFRCRFCQNWQIAQVEDGPAVGITPERAAELARSFKGNIGIAYTYSEPLIWYEYVLETARLAKQKGLKNVLVTNGFVNEKPLKDLLPYIDAMNIDVKGFTREFYKEYIKGDLSPVIETVERASKECHVEITTLLIPGLNDSEEDIRALSRWLGSLKRDIPLHLTRYFPNYKMDLPPTPVETMKKAREIAAAELDYVYLGNIRNEGNNTYCPRCRTLLIERTGTVKFQGLSQNGKCSNCGREINIVM; encoded by the coding sequence ATGAAGGAAGCTTTGTTCTGGGAAACAGCGGAAGACGGAAGGGTTAAATGCTTTCTGTGTCCCCATAACTGCCTAATCTCTGAAGGGAAGAGCGGATTCTGCAGGCAAAGGAAAAATGTGAAGGGGAAACTGTATACCTTAAATTACGGAAGGGTTTCTTCATACGGGGTTGATCCAATAGAGAAAAAGCCCCTTTACCATTTTTACCCCGGCAGTCTTATATTCTCCCTCGGGACCCTGGGGTGCAACTTCAGGTGCCGGTTCTGCCAGAACTGGCAGATAGCCCAGGTAGAGGACGGTCCTGCTGTAGGAATTACCCCGGAGAGGGCCGCTGAATTAGCACGGTCCTTTAAGGGGAATATAGGGATAGCATATACTTATAGTGAACCTCTTATATGGTACGAATACGTCCTGGAGACGGCCCGACTGGCGAAGCAGAAGGGGCTGAAAAATGTGCTGGTAACGAACGGTTTTGTAAACGAGAAGCCCTTAAAGGATTTACTGCCCTATATAGATGCCATGAACATCGATGTAAAGGGATTTACCCGTGAATTCTATAAGGAATACATCAAAGGAGACCTTAGTCCCGTGATAGAAACGGTGGAAAGGGCCAGTAAGGAGTGCCATGTGGAGATAACTACCCTGCTCATCCCGGGGCTTAATGACTCAGAAGAGGACATCCGGGCCCTTTCTCGATGGCTGGGTTCTTTAAAAAGGGATATTCCCCTGCATCTGACCCGGTATTTCCCCAATTATAAGATGGACCTTCCCCCTACTCCTGTTGAAACAATGAAAAAGGCGCGGGAAATAGCCGCCGCTGAACTGGATTATGTATATCTGGGGAATATCCGAAATGAAGGAAATAATACTTACTGCCCGCGGTGCAGGACGCTCCTTATAGAAAGAACCGGAACCGTGAAATTTCAGGGGCTGTCGCAGAATGGAAAATGCAGTAACTGCGGACGTGAAATTAATATAGTGATGTAG
- the amrA gene encoding AmmeMemoRadiSam system protein A produces the protein MKNLLAGYLFPHPPIMIPEVGGREVEKIQKTYNAALEASRDIKEHYPETVVLITPHGPVFRDGICISVSPYLEGDLRNFGAGGLTFSFENDTALVKIIMEKAGKENILTAPLDKNTARGYGVSSRLDHGTLVPLYFISKENREFKLVHISMGLLPYEELYVFGRLIRDSLDALNRKGVVVASGDLSHRLTPDAPAGYNPRGKEFDEKLVNALKVFDIEGIMNIEAGLIEKAGECGLRPIIILMGALDGMNVEPEVLSYEGPFGVGYCIARFHVKNGNPAEGKADKLFRLREEKMKEKRAGEDPYVSLARKSLESYVKEGVVIEPPEGLPEELYRERAGVFVSIKKHGHLRGCIGTIAPTRDCIAREIIENAISAGCRDPRFFPVEEDELNHLEYSVDVLKEPEPVSSMEQLDPERYGVIVRKGKRTGLLLPNLEGIDTVEEQVEIACQKADINPKEGFQIERFEVIRHH, from the coding sequence ATGAAAAACCTTTTAGCCGGATACCTGTTTCCACATCCTCCAATAATGATTCCTGAAGTCGGAGGGAGGGAAGTGGAAAAAATACAGAAGACCTATAATGCAGCCCTTGAGGCATCCAGGGATATAAAGGAACACTATCCCGAAACAGTAGTCCTGATTACGCCCCACGGCCCGGTATTTCGAGATGGGATATGTATATCCGTATCCCCCTATCTCGAGGGAGACCTCAGGAATTTCGGCGCGGGGGGATTGACTTTTTCATTTGAAAATGATACTGCCCTTGTCAAAATAATAATGGAAAAGGCGGGCAAGGAAAATATCCTGACGGCTCCCCTTGATAAAAATACCGCAAGGGGCTATGGCGTATCCTCAAGGCTTGATCACGGCACACTTGTTCCCCTTTATTTTATTTCAAAGGAGAACAGGGAATTTAAACTGGTTCATATCTCCATGGGGTTGCTTCCTTATGAGGAATTATATGTATTCGGCAGGCTCATCAGGGATTCCCTCGATGCACTGAACAGGAAGGGTGTTGTAGTAGCAAGTGGAGACCTTTCCCACAGACTTACCCCCGATGCACCGGCAGGTTATAATCCACGGGGGAAGGAGTTCGATGAGAAGCTGGTGAATGCCCTTAAGGTTTTCGATATAGAGGGCATAATGAATATAGAAGCCGGTTTAATCGAGAAAGCCGGTGAATGCGGTTTAAGGCCTATCATCATCCTCATGGGGGCCCTAGATGGCATGAACGTGGAACCTGAGGTCCTTTCCTATGAAGGCCCCTTCGGTGTGGGATACTGTATAGCCCGGTTTCATGTTAAAAATGGAAACCCTGCAGAAGGGAAGGCGGATAAATTATTCCGGTTAAGGGAGGAAAAGATGAAGGAAAAGAGGGCCGGTGAAGACCCATATGTATCCCTTGCCAGGAAGAGCCTCGAGTCATATGTTAAAGAGGGGGTAGTCATCGAACCCCCCGAAGGCCTGCCTGAAGAACTTTACCGGGAAAGAGCGGGGGTGTTCGTTTCCATAAAGAAACACGGCCATCTTAGGGGATGCATCGGTACCATAGCACCTACCAGAGACTGTATTGCCAGGGAAATAATTGAGAATGCTATAAGTGCAGGATGCAGGGACCCCAGGTTCTTCCCCGTAGAAGAGGATGAACTGAATCACCTTGAGTATTCCGTAGATGTCCTGAAAGAACCGGAACCCGTTTCATCTATGGAACAGCTTGATCCAGAACGCTATGGAGTTATTGTAAGAAAAGGGAAGAGGACGGGCCTCCTGCTGCCCAATCTAGAGGGTATAGATACCGTTGAAGAACAGGTGGAAATCGCATGCCAGAAAGCAGACATAAATCCGAAAGAGGGCTTTCAGATAGAGAGATTTGAGGTTATAAGACACCATTAG
- a CDS encoding CCA tRNA nucleotidyltransferase codes for MGRRNGFSLEELPENVKQIYEYITAGGYKVYLVGGCIRDRLLSKEPEDWDMVTNAPADFIKSLPYRVVTPGERYGAFKVIINKIPYDVTTFREGTIHQDLLHRDFTVNAIAYDLGRGTFLDPAGGIDDLLKHRVIRAVDSPEERFTEDPLRVLRGIRFSVELGFPIEVKTYNAIKAMALRLKGVSPERIKDEFNRIILSEKIEKGIRLLKDSGLLKVIIPELLEGEGITQRGDHMYDVLEHNIKTAAYVRSDLSLRLAALLHDVGKPRTLKEWEGGRSFPGHHIESAVLAGKILKRMKYPTRVIKEVVSLINNHLFIYNKNTPERELRKLMADLGEEGIFRLIELLYADRKAINPAVVLDYVEKLEKRVREVLMSEGIIRIRDLEINGNDVKEVLNKKSGPEIGYILKDLWEKVIDDPSLNKREILLKMLGKYQGQ; via the coding sequence ATGGGAAGGAGGAACGGGTTTTCCCTGGAGGAGCTGCCGGAGAACGTAAAACAGATTTACGAATATATCACCGCTGGTGGGTATAAGGTTTACCTGGTAGGAGGATGCATCAGGGATAGATTGCTTTCAAAGGAACCGGAAGATTGGGACATGGTAACGAATGCCCCGGCGGATTTCATCAAATCCCTTCCATACCGGGTGGTAACTCCCGGTGAAAGATATGGAGCTTTCAAGGTAATAATAAATAAAATACCATATGATGTAACCACCTTTAGGGAAGGCACAATACATCAGGACCTGCTTCACAGGGACTTTACGGTAAATGCCATAGCCTATGATTTAGGCCGGGGAACCTTTCTGGACCCTGCCGGAGGGATAGATGACCTCCTGAAGCACAGAGTCATAAGGGCAGTAGATTCTCCTGAGGAACGTTTCACAGAAGACCCTCTCAGGGTTTTGAGGGGGATCAGGTTCTCCGTTGAACTGGGCTTTCCCATAGAAGTTAAAACCTATAATGCTATTAAGGCTATGGCACTGCGGCTAAAAGGGGTATCACCGGAAAGGATCAAGGACGAGTTTAACAGGATCATCCTCTCAGAAAAAATAGAAAAAGGAATCCGGCTCCTTAAAGACTCAGGTCTCTTAAAGGTTATCATTCCCGAACTCCTGGAGGGGGAAGGAATAACCCAGAGGGGTGATCACATGTACGATGTCCTGGAACACAATATCAAAACCGCAGCATATGTGAGGTCGGATTTGAGCCTGCGTCTGGCGGCCCTTCTCCATGATGTAGGCAAACCGAGGACATTAAAGGAATGGGAAGGAGGGAGAAGTTTTCCCGGCCACCATATTGAAAGCGCTGTCCTTGCAGGGAAGATACTTAAGAGAATGAAATACCCCACCAGGGTAATAAAAGAAGTGGTTTCCCTGATTAACAATCACCTGTTTATTTACAATAAAAATACTCCCGAGAGGGAATTGAGGAAACTGATGGCTGACCTTGGAGAAGAGGGAATCTTCCGCCTTATTGAGCTCCTTTACGCCGACAGGAAAGCCATAAACCCTGCCGTGGTTCTGGATTATGTTGAAAAGCTGGAAAAAAGGGTTAGGGAGGTGCTGATGAGCGAAGGAATCATAAGGATTCGGGACTTAGAGATAAATGGCAATGATGTTAAGGAGGTACTGAATAAAAAAAGCGGGCCTGAAATAGGATATATACTAAAAGACCTGTGGGAAAAGGTTATTGATGACCCATCATTAAATAAAAGGGAGATCCTTCTAAAGATGCTTGGAAAGTATCAAGGACAATAA
- a CDS encoding stage II sporulation protein M: protein MILIRKIQVLIRYIVSSFLKYRAYLLFIFAIFLISCIYGYHKIGELSPDEALAASKNLFNALYADNWLNEIVSRYFGSSIFWLILLKNTFVILLIIYSSLLTAGIMSLVIIIGNGIIVGTALKVLAVASNLPLYKIFLGGILPHGILELPALFLAASLGLYMGTGMVVSLVRRRGFGARPLLKEAQTVVIRAVLPMLVAAALIETFVTPYIFMFIAEIL from the coding sequence TTGATTTTGATACGGAAAATACAGGTATTAATAAGATATATAGTTAGCTCATTCTTAAAATACAGGGCATATTTGTTATTTATCTTCGCAATCTTTTTGATTTCCTGCATTTACGGGTACCATAAAATAGGAGAATTATCACCCGATGAAGCCCTGGCTGCAAGCAAAAACCTGTTTAATGCACTGTATGCAGACAACTGGTTAAATGAAATCGTTTCCAGATATTTTGGTTCTTCTATTTTCTGGTTAATACTTCTGAAGAATACATTTGTTATTCTGCTTATAATATACAGCAGCCTTCTTACCGCCGGTATCATGAGCCTGGTTATTATAATCGGCAACGGTATTATTGTAGGCACCGCTTTGAAAGTTTTAGCCGTTGCATCGAATTTACCTCTATATAAAATATTTCTGGGAGGCATATTACCCCACGGCATATTGGAACTGCCGGCCCTTTTTTTAGCGGCTTCCCTGGGGCTGTACATGGGGACGGGTATGGTTGTCTCCCTTGTAAGGAGAAGGGGTTTTGGGGCACGGCCTTTGCTTAAAGAAGCTCAAACCGTTGTAATAAGGGCTGTCCTGCCCATGCTTGTTGCAGCTGCCCTTATAGAGACCTTTGTAACGCCGTATATTTTTATGTTTATTGCAGAGATATTATAA
- a CDS encoding M20/M25/M40 family metallo-hydrolase: MEKRGFYERVKELTVKLVECPSIMGTPGERKIAELIYEEFSRLEYFKTKKENLRFVPVPDDHLGRKCVFALIEGEKNPSKETVVLLGHIDTVRIEDFGKLKPFAFSPERLKEELSKLALREDVLEDIKTGEWLFGRGSYDMKSGVAAHMAVIERLSRETDNLSGNVLFVGAPDEEDMSSGALAAVKELRKMQEQGYEFISLINADYTSPRYPKDPHYYVYLGTVGKLLPSFFITGRETHVGQSFEGFDSNQLAAELTRLIDMNTGLCDEAEGEVPPPPISLKVRDLKEKYDVQTPFISQAYYNFFTHKMSPSDVMDRMKEIALKAFENTINRLNEEYKKYCQICSIPYEELPWKPLVYSYEDFYRKVMDKAGPVLKDRLEELHDQLLADPDIDLREHSLRIVEEIWKWSREAKDKVPCIVIYFSSAFSPRVYMKGERPEEMRLIEAVRESVQKISEETGTSIKLKKFYPYISDMSFFAVSDDSESVEVLKKNMPGWGKKYTLDIEDIRALNIPMVNIGPHGKDAHKITERVYMPYSFEAVPKIIYDTVKRLLGR, translated from the coding sequence ATGGAAAAACGAGGATTTTACGAAAGGGTAAAGGAACTTACGGTTAAGCTGGTGGAGTGCCCCAGTATTATGGGCACTCCCGGTGAGAGGAAAATTGCAGAATTGATATATGAAGAATTTTCCCGGCTGGAATATTTTAAAACTAAAAAGGAAAATTTGAGATTTGTACCTGTTCCTGATGACCATCTGGGGAGAAAATGCGTTTTTGCCCTGATTGAGGGTGAAAAGAATCCGTCAAAGGAAACGGTGGTGCTCTTGGGCCACATCGATACTGTAAGGATAGAGGATTTCGGGAAACTTAAACCTTTTGCCTTTTCCCCTGAAAGGTTAAAAGAGGAGCTTTCGAAACTGGCTTTAAGAGAAGATGTCCTTGAAGATATAAAGACGGGTGAGTGGCTGTTCGGAAGGGGCTCCTATGATATGAAAAGCGGGGTAGCGGCACATATGGCGGTTATAGAGCGATTATCCCGGGAAACGGATAATCTTTCAGGCAATGTCCTGTTCGTAGGGGCACCCGATGAGGAAGATATGTCTTCAGGGGCCCTGGCGGCCGTGAAAGAACTGCGGAAAATGCAGGAACAGGGTTATGAGTTCATTTCCCTGATAAATGCCGATTATACCTCACCCAGGTATCCGAAAGACCCGCATTACTACGTTTATCTTGGCACCGTGGGAAAACTCCTGCCGTCATTCTTTATTACCGGCAGGGAAACCCATGTAGGCCAAAGTTTTGAAGGTTTTGATTCCAACCAGCTGGCTGCAGAACTAACCCGCCTGATAGACATGAATACAGGCCTGTGTGATGAAGCGGAAGGGGAAGTCCCGCCACCTCCCATTTCTTTAAAGGTAAGGGACCTTAAAGAAAAATATGATGTCCAGACCCCTTTTATTTCTCAAGCTTATTACAACTTTTTTACCCATAAAATGTCACCGTCAGATGTGATGGACAGGATGAAGGAAATAGCACTCAAAGCCTTTGAAAATACCATTAACCGGTTAAATGAAGAGTACAAGAAATACTGCCAGATATGCAGTATTCCCTATGAAGAGCTGCCGTGGAAGCCTCTTGTATACTCCTATGAGGATTTTTACCGGAAGGTAATGGATAAGGCCGGGCCTGTACTCAAGGACAGGCTGGAAGAGCTCCATGATCAGCTTTTGGCCGACCCGGATATCGACCTGAGGGAACACAGCCTGAGAATTGTAGAAGAAATATGGAAGTGGTCAAGAGAGGCCAAGGATAAGGTTCCGTGTATTGTTATATACTTTTCTTCAGCCTTCAGCCCCAGGGTATATATGAAAGGGGAACGCCCCGAAGAGATGCGGTTGATAGAAGCAGTAAGGGAATCTGTTCAGAAGATTTCCGAAGAAACGGGAACCAGCATTAAACTTAAGAAATTTTATCCATATATATCCGATATGAGTTTTTTTGCAGTAAGTGATGATTCGGAGAGTGTTGAAGTTTTAAAGAAAAATATGCCCGGATGGGGGAAAAAATATACTCTGGATATCGAGGATATAAGGGCTCTGAACATACCTATGGTTAATATAGGACCTCACGGTAAGGATGCCCACAAAATTACAGAAAGGGTTTATATGCCGTATTCCTTTGAAGCTGTCCCTAAAATAATATATGATACTGTAAAAAGACTTTTAGGGAGATAA
- a CDS encoding M20/M25/M40 family metallo-hydrolase — MLEGIREKMEKYTIELVNIPSVVGSEGECEIAEYIYSKLSGSPYFRENPGDIYYHEIEGDPFGRKSVIALVRGRKGGFSRKTVVLLGHIDTVGVEDYGDLKGLSTDPEGLIEGLKQKELSREVEEDIQSGEWVFGRGIFDMKAGVAANMALIEEVGRRAEELEGNLVFLGVPDEEGNSAGMLSALKALREMKQKLDLEYMAVIDTDYMAPRYEGDEEKYIYIGTVGKLLPCFYVVGKETHVGQAFEGLDPNMLASELLMEIDLSEDLCDIVDGESTVPPISLKQQDLKEGYSVQTARSASLYFNYATHSQQPDEVLDRLVSKAERAFARVIKRLNQNYRVYCQNSGIPYRELPWKPRVMTYRQLYDRVKQRLGNRLDKHIEDIKRQLLKDPEIDDRALSLRLVQEVVTLNPDKDPVIVVYFSPPYYPHIYVKGDTEKEKRLLDAVSKAVDAVKDRCPYRISTRRFYPYISDLSYCSITDDSKAIDSLIDNMPAWPDKYSLPIEDIRGLNAPVVNIGPFGKDAHKLTERLHKPYSFTFMPELLLLTATGILEGGSR; from the coding sequence ATGCTAGAAGGGATAAGGGAGAAGATGGAGAAGTATACGATAGAGCTAGTGAATATACCCAGTGTAGTGGGGTCGGAAGGCGAATGTGAAATAGCGGAATACATTTACAGCAAACTGAGCGGGAGCCCGTATTTCAGGGAGAACCCTGGGGACATATATTACCATGAAATAGAGGGTGACCCTTTCGGCAGGAAGAGCGTAATAGCCCTGGTCAGGGGCAGAAAGGGAGGGTTCAGCCGTAAGACGGTAGTGCTTTTAGGCCACATAGACACCGTAGGGGTAGAAGACTACGGGGACTTAAAGGGCTTATCAACGGACCCTGAAGGGCTCATAGAGGGATTAAAACAAAAAGAACTCAGCCGTGAAGTAGAAGAAGACATACAGAGCGGTGAATGGGTCTTCGGCAGGGGCATATTCGACATGAAGGCCGGGGTAGCCGCCAACATGGCCCTGATAGAAGAGGTCGGCAGAAGGGCAGAAGAGCTCGAAGGCAATTTAGTATTCCTTGGGGTGCCCGATGAAGAGGGTAACTCGGCGGGGATGCTTTCAGCCTTAAAGGCATTGAGGGAGATGAAACAGAAGCTGGATTTAGAATACATGGCCGTAATAGACACCGACTACATGGCCCCCAGGTATGAAGGGGACGAAGAAAAATACATATATATAGGCACCGTAGGGAAGCTCCTGCCCTGTTTCTATGTAGTAGGGAAGGAGACCCATGTAGGTCAGGCCTTTGAAGGGCTGGACCCCAACATGCTGGCATCGGAGCTGTTAATGGAGATAGACCTAAGCGAAGACCTATGTGACATAGTTGACGGAGAATCCACGGTACCGCCCATAAGCTTAAAGCAGCAGGACCTGAAAGAAGGCTACTCCGTCCAGACGGCCCGCAGTGCCAGCCTGTATTTCAACTATGCCACCCATTCCCAGCAGCCCGATGAAGTGCTTGACAGGCTGGTATCCAAGGCAGAAAGGGCTTTTGCAAGGGTAATAAAGAGGCTGAACCAGAACTACAGGGTATACTGCCAGAACAGCGGGATACCCTACAGGGAGCTTCCGTGGAAGCCCAGGGTAATGACATACCGACAGCTTTACGACAGAGTAAAACAGAGATTGGGTAACAGGCTGGATAAGCACATAGAAGACATAAAAAGACAGCTTCTAAAAGACCCCGAAATAGATGACAGGGCCCTGTCATTAAGGCTCGTGCAGGAGGTTGTGACCTTAAATCCGGACAAAGACCCTGTGATAGTAGTATACTTTTCACCCCCGTATTACCCCCATATCTATGTAAAGGGTGATACGGAAAAGGAAAAAAGGCTCCTTGATGCCGTTTCAAAGGCGGTAGATGCAGTAAAGGACCGCTGCCCTTACAGGATATCCACACGGAGGTTTTATCCCTATATCTCTGACCTGAGCTACTGCAGTATAACCGATGATTCTAAGGCTATAGACAGCTTGATAGACAATATGCCGGCATGGCCTGATAAATATTCCCTCCCTATTGAGGATATAAGGGGCCTTAATGCCCCTGTGGTTAATATCGGACCCTTCGGAAAGGATGCCCATAAGCTCACTGAAAGACTGCATAAACCCTATTCCTTTACCTTTATGCCGGAACTCCTGCTTTTAACCGCTACTGGCATCCTGGAAGGAGGAAGCCGATAA
- a CDS encoding alanine/glycine:cation symporter family protein, with product MEKLLDIVGKISGWIWGTPMLVLLVGGGLFLTISLGFFQFRYFGYIIKQTFGKILSKETRGEGTVTPFQAATSALASTVGASNIVGVPVAIMFGGPGAIFWMWVIALLGSASKFTEVVLGLKYREKNEEGEWVGGPMYYMEKGLNWRPVSILFAFGLMIELVPSIMVQANSVAGSAQDMGISPLITGIIVCILVGLVVVGGIKRIGAVTEKLVPFMAGLYLIGAGIIILINIANVPAAFALIFKHAFQPAAAVGGFTGAAVAQALRWGVARGCYSNEAGMGTAPMAHSAAITDHPVRQGFWGIFEVIVDTLVICTTTALLILTTGIWKVEGASQTANALPSMVFTKVYGPIGGSIVTFSLLCFVVSTIIVIIFYGEKQAEFLFGLKFSKFMRYVYLASIVIGAVGGAKLLWSFLDILLALIIVPNMISIIALRKDVIELTREFFTSDLYYKKDISKSV from the coding sequence ATGGAAAAATTGTTAGACATCGTTGGGAAGATATCGGGCTGGATCTGGGGAACACCCATGCTTGTCCTGCTGGTCGGCGGAGGTTTATTCCTTACAATATCTCTGGGTTTCTTTCAATTCAGGTATTTTGGCTACATTATAAAACAAACATTCGGGAAAATATTATCAAAAGAAACCAGAGGTGAAGGCACAGTAACTCCCTTCCAGGCGGCTACATCCGCTCTTGCCTCTACAGTAGGGGCTTCAAACATTGTCGGTGTGCCCGTCGCCATAATGTTCGGAGGCCCGGGAGCCATTTTCTGGATGTGGGTAATTGCCCTTCTGGGTTCTGCTTCTAAGTTCACAGAGGTTGTTTTGGGTTTAAAATACAGAGAAAAGAATGAAGAGGGTGAATGGGTAGGCGGACCTATGTACTATATGGAAAAAGGCCTGAACTGGAGACCCGTATCAATACTCTTTGCATTCGGCTTAATGATAGAATTGGTTCCCAGCATTATGGTTCAGGCTAATTCGGTAGCAGGTTCGGCTCAGGATATGGGCATATCTCCCCTTATCACCGGGATAATAGTATGCATCCTTGTTGGTCTTGTTGTCGTGGGCGGCATAAAACGTATAGGTGCCGTTACCGAAAAGCTCGTTCCCTTTATGGCGGGATTGTACCTTATTGGTGCCGGCATAATAATTTTGATAAATATAGCTAATGTCCCTGCAGCCTTTGCATTAATATTTAAACATGCATTCCAGCCGGCAGCAGCTGTTGGAGGTTTTACAGGCGCTGCAGTAGCTCAAGCCCTTAGATGGGGGGTTGCCAGGGGTTGTTATTCTAATGAAGCCGGTATGGGGACGGCTCCCATGGCCCATTCGGCAGCCATTACCGACCATCCCGTAAGGCAGGGCTTTTGGGGGATCTTTGAAGTTATAGTAGATACCCTGGTAATTTGTACAACTACAGCACTGCTTATACTTACTACCGGTATCTGGAAAGTTGAAGGTGCGAGTCAAACAGCTAATGCACTTCCTTCAATGGTGTTTACAAAGGTCTACGGTCCTATCGGCGGGAGCATTGTAACCTTCTCCCTGTTGTGTTTCGTTGTTTCGACGATTATTGTTATAATCTTCTACGGTGAAAAACAGGCTGAGTTTCTTTTCGGTTTGAAATTCTCAAAGTTCATGCGTTATGTATATCTGGCATCTATAGTCATAGGGGCCGTGGGAGGAGCCAAACTGCTGTGGAGCTTCTTGGATATCCTTCTAGCGCTCATTATAGTGCCTAATATGATATCAATTATAGCCCTGAGAAAAGATGTAATAGAGCTTACCAGGGAGTTCTTTACATCGGATCTGTATTACAAAAAGGATATTTCGAAATCGGTTTAG
- a CDS encoding pyridoxal phosphate-dependent aminotransferase: MKLPTERMKKIPFIGIREIFEKARSFERQGKSIIHMEIGRPDFDTPAVAKEAAIKALKEGFVHYTSNYGMDELKRAIADKLKEENKVEYNPDDEIIVTTGAVEGLALAMFGLLDIGDQVLVPSPCFPAYTNQIKLAGADVVSVPLKIENGFKLDIEDLRRKITPKSKMLVINSPQNPTGSVLEKDDLEKIADFAKEHDLFVVSDECYERIIYDAEHISIASLPGMQERTIIVNACSKTYSMTGWRIGFVASTPEIIDSMVRVHQDVTTCACSFAQAGAVEALRHGRSAVEAMVKEFRRRRDLVVKYLDQIEGLEYVKPQGAFYVFPSIKNFNMGAEEFCDYILKEAGVALVPGNAFGDYGEDFVRIAYSSSYEKIEEGMQRIKEAIAKI, translated from the coding sequence ATGAAGCTGCCGACAGAACGGATGAAAAAAATCCCCTTCATAGGTATAAGGGAGATTTTTGAAAAGGCAAGGTCTTTTGAAAGACAGGGAAAATCGATTATCCACATGGAGATAGGGAGACCTGATTTTGATACACCGGCAGTTGCAAAGGAGGCCGCCATTAAGGCTTTGAAAGAAGGGTTTGTACACTATACTTCAAATTATGGGATGGATGAATTAAAGAGAGCTATTGCTGATAAGCTTAAAGAGGAGAACAAGGTTGAATACAATCCCGATGATGAGATCATCGTTACTACGGGGGCGGTGGAAGGCCTGGCTCTGGCCATGTTCGGCCTGCTGGATATTGGAGACCAGGTGCTGGTTCCGAGCCCCTGCTTTCCTGCATACACCAATCAAATCAAATTAGCCGGTGCCGACGTGGTATCGGTGCCATTGAAGATTGAAAACGGGTTTAAGCTGGATATTGAGGACCTCAGACGGAAAATCACACCGAAGAGTAAAATGCTGGTTATAAACTCCCCACAAAACCCTACGGGTTCTGTGCTGGAAAAAGACGACCTTGAAAAAATAGCTGATTTTGCAAAAGAACACGACCTCTTTGTGGTATCAGATGAGTGCTATGAAAGGATAATATATGATGCCGAACATATAAGTATTGCAAGCCTGCCGGGGATGCAGGAGAGGACCATTATTGTAAATGCGTGTTCAAAAACCTATTCTATGACGGGCTGGAGGATCGGTTTTGTTGCGTCAACTCCCGAGATTATTGACTCCATGGTAAGGGTTCACCAGGATGTAACCACATGTGCGTGTTCATTTGCCCAGGCAGGGGCTGTAGAGGCTTTAAGACACGGCCGGTCTGCTGTTGAAGCTATGGTAAAAGAATTCAGAAGGAGAAGAGACCTGGTTGTAAAATATCTGGACCAAATCGAAGGCCTTGAATATGTAAAACCTCAGGGAGCTTTCTATGTGTTTCCTTCTATAAAGAATTTCAATATGGGTGCCGAGGAATTCTGTGATTATATCCTGAAAGAAGCAGGAGTAGCCCTGGTTCCGGGCAATGCCTTTGGCGATTACGGTGAAGACTTCGTAAGGATCGCTTATTCTTCTTCTTATGAGAAGATTGAAGAGGGAATGCAGCGGATAAAAGAGGCGATAGCAAAGATATAA